A genome region from Clostridium sp. JN-9 includes the following:
- a CDS encoding flagellar protein FlgN has translation MKEKLNEILVKEYESLNKLLSVLDEQHSRIVKNDVFGMEAIVGKIEKENKAVAELEMERRKLTQGREISGIIQQFKDEDLDRNYRNLKMLLQQLILQKDNNELLIRQRLGFTTQMLSILSPDRSAKTYNANGRRRK, from the coding sequence ATGAAAGAGAAGCTTAACGAAATTTTAGTTAAGGAGTATGAATCCTTAAATAAACTTCTTTCAGTACTTGATGAACAGCACAGCCGCATAGTTAAGAATGATGTTTTCGGCATGGAAGCCATTGTAGGGAAGATTGAAAAGGAAAATAAGGCTGTAGCAGAGCTTGAAATGGAAAGAAGAAAGCTTACTCAGGGAAGAGAAATAAGCGGCATCATTCAACAATTCAAGGATGAAGATTTAGATAGAAATTATAGAAATCTTAAGATGTTACTTCAGCAGCTTATTCTTCAAAAGGACAATAATGAATTGCTTATTAGACAAAGGTTAGGTTTTACCACCCAGATGCTAAGCATATTAAGTCCGGATAGAAGTGCAAAAACCTATAATGCCAATGGCAGAAGAAGAAAATAG
- the flgM gene encoding flagellar biosynthesis anti-sigma factor FlgM: protein MNINGVRANKIINFYSDIRKQDKVSAAKKSSDSIEISPLGKSLSSYSIDDKFESNDKRIEELKNQVSNGTYSRDAKLIASKMLEAMKK, encoded by the coding sequence ATGAACATTAATGGTGTCAGGGCAAATAAAATTATTAATTTTTACAGTGACATAAGAAAACAGGATAAAGTAAGTGCAGCAAAGAAAAGCAGTGACAGCATAGAAATATCACCACTGGGTAAAAGTCTCAGCAGCTATTCCATAGATGATAAATTTGAATCAAATGACAAGAGAATAGAAGAATTAAAAAATCAGGTTTCTAATGGGACTTATAGCAGGGATGCAAAGCTTATAGCTTCTAAAATGCTGGAGGCTATGAAGAAGTAA
- the fliY gene encoding flagellar motor switch phosphatase FliY → MSNGFLSQEEIDSLLNGGPANNAVPAEDVKKSPNTKADQNGELSDVEKDLLGEIGNISMGSASTALSTIINQQVNITTPVVSVTTLNKVKEGFEVPNISLEVQYTSGIVGENLLVMKVIDAAVIANLMMGGNGVLDHEVKELSEIEESAVSEAMNQMIGSAATSMATMFVREVNISPPKSKIWDDYTSPLADGISDEEPVVRVSFKLKIGELVDSEIMQLLPIKTAKKIVEIMMGEETTDKEPEAPASQSNTSAPKAEPEKASADSGSTAAPSSNESTSQVKSKPIEVQKASFEPLGDSPKTNTVVPHNIDLILDVPLEVSVVLGRSKKNIKDILNMGTGSLIELDKLAEEPVEILINGKKVAYGEVVVIDENFGVRITSIVSNEERIKNLGK, encoded by the coding sequence ATGAGTAATGGGTTTCTTTCACAGGAAGAAATAGACTCTCTGTTAAATGGAGGTCCTGCTAATAATGCTGTTCCAGCTGAAGATGTAAAGAAAAGCCCAAATACTAAGGCTGACCAGAATGGTGAATTATCTGATGTGGAAAAGGATTTGCTTGGTGAAATAGGTAATATTTCCATGGGCTCTGCTTCCACAGCACTTTCTACAATTATAAATCAGCAGGTGAATATAACAACTCCTGTGGTTTCTGTAACCACATTAAACAAAGTTAAAGAGGGATTTGAGGTTCCTAATATTTCCCTGGAAGTCCAATATACCAGCGGAATAGTTGGAGAAAATCTCTTAGTTATGAAGGTAATAGATGCAGCTGTAATTGCCAATCTCATGATGGGAGGAAATGGAGTCCTGGATCATGAAGTGAAGGAATTATCAGAAATAGAGGAAAGTGCTGTATCTGAGGCAATGAATCAGATGATTGGTTCTGCTGCAACTTCTATGGCTACAATGTTCGTACGTGAAGTAAATATATCTCCTCCAAAATCAAAGATATGGGATGATTATACATCTCCCCTGGCAGATGGCATAAGTGATGAGGAGCCTGTTGTAAGGGTTTCATTTAAGCTTAAAATTGGTGAATTAGTAGACAGTGAGATAATGCAGCTCCTGCCAATAAAAACTGCAAAGAAAATCGTTGAAATAATGATGGGAGAAGAAACAACTGATAAGGAACCAGAAGCTCCTGCATCTCAAAGCAATACAAGTGCTCCAAAAGCTGAACCTGAAAAGGCATCTGCAGATTCTGGAAGCACTGCTGCTCCTAGCTCCAATGAAAGTACTTCACAGGTTAAAAGTAAGCCCATTGAGGTGCAGAAGGCATCCTTTGAACCATTGGGTGACTCCCCTAAAACTAACACAGTGGTGCCTCATAATATTGACTTAATACTGGATGTTCCCCTTGAAGTGTCAGTGGTACTTGGAAGATCCAAGAAAAATATTAAGGATATATTAAATATGGGTACAGGATCACTTATAGAGCTGGATAAATTAGCTGAAGAACCTGTAGAGATTTTAATAAATGGAAAGAAAGTAGCTTATGGCGAAGTAGTTGTAATTGATGAAAACTTTGGAGTGAGGATTACAAGTATAGTCAGCAATGAAGAGAGAATCAAGAACTTAGGAAAATAG
- the fliM gene encoding flagellar motor switch protein FliM — protein MAEVLSQSEIDALLSALNSGELTPDEVPKDEEKQKVKPYDFRSPQKFSKDHIRTLELIHDNYARIISNYLTAQVRSNVKVKIESVQQITYEEFIHSVPNPTILTIFKMPPLNGSILFETNPQFVFRIIDVLLGGTGVGTYKPREFTDIDKNIIKTVNEGLISNLKLAWDDVLPVEPEIEGLETNPALNQTLAPNEPVALITFSVEMGKNSTFINICIPYLSIEKVLDKLVVQYWFQANDEGILNESREKLKKKLNIVPVELTAVLGETQITVDDFLKLSIGDVITLDNKIDSAITLMIEDEPYYYVKPGTIGKNKGVQILDIIDKDVENYE, from the coding sequence ATGGCAGAAGTATTGTCACAAAGTGAAATAGATGCTCTTTTGTCTGCCCTAAATTCTGGAGAATTAACACCGGATGAAGTCCCAAAGGATGAGGAAAAGCAGAAAGTAAAACCTTATGATTTTAGAAGTCCGCAGAAATTCTCAAAGGATCATATCAGGACTCTTGAACTGATACATGATAACTATGCCAGAATAATTTCAAATTATTTAACTGCACAGGTAAGAAGCAATGTAAAAGTAAAAATAGAGTCTGTTCAGCAGATAACCTATGAGGAATTTATTCATTCAGTACCAAACCCAACAATACTTACAATATTTAAAATGCCTCCTCTAAATGGATCTATTCTGTTTGAAACAAATCCTCAGTTTGTTTTTAGGATAATTGATGTACTTTTAGGAGGCACGGGGGTTGGAACATATAAGCCAAGAGAATTTACAGACATAGATAAGAATATAATCAAGACAGTTAATGAAGGGTTAATAAGCAATTTAAAATTAGCCTGGGATGATGTACTGCCAGTTGAGCCTGAAATAGAAGGGCTTGAAACCAACCCTGCGTTAAACCAGACATTGGCACCAAATGAACCTGTAGCATTAATAACCTTTTCTGTTGAAATGGGAAAGAACAGTACCTTTATAAATATATGCATACCATATTTAAGCATTGAAAAGGTACTTGATAAATTGGTGGTACAGTACTGGTTCCAGGCAAATGATGAGGGCATTTTAAATGAATCAAGAGAAAAATTAAAGAAAAAGTTAAATATTGTACCTGTAGAATTAACAGCTGTCCTTGGAGAAACCCAAATTACAGTAGATGACTTTTTAAAGCTTTCTATTGGTGATGTTATTACCTTGGACAATAAAATCGATAGTGCCATTACTCTTATGATAGAGGACGAACCATATTATTATGTTAAACCTGGTACTATAGGTAAAAATAAAGGGGTGCAGATACTAGATATTATAGATAAGGATGTGGAAAATTATGAGTAA
- a CDS encoding chemotaxis protein CheW has protein sequence MQVVVFRINNEQFAIETNRVQTINDSVQVTKVPMAPSYIKGLINLRGNVISLLDINLLLDIPKNDSSEENIIIVERDEELIGISVDQVDEVIDVDENLLEKPEDSGKDYIQGVINFQDRIVTLINIDKLF, from the coding sequence GTGCAGGTTGTAGTTTTTAGGATAAATAATGAACAGTTTGCAATAGAAACAAACAGAGTACAAACCATAAATGACAGCGTACAGGTTACCAAAGTTCCCATGGCGCCATCTTATATTAAGGGATTGATTAATCTTAGGGGAAATGTAATATCTTTACTTGATATTAATTTACTATTGGATATACCAAAGAATGATAGCTCTGAAGAAAATATTATTATTGTTGAAAGAGATGAAGAATTAATAGGTATATCTGTAGATCAGGTTGATGAAGTAATTGATGTAGATGAAAACTTGCTGGAAAAACCTGAAGATTCCGGTAAAGACTATATCCAGGGTGTTATAAACTTTCAGGATAGGATAGTTACTTTAATCAATATAGACAAGCTGTTTTAA
- a CDS encoding response regulator: MAKVLIVDDAAFMRMMIKDILEKNGYEVVGEANNGIKAVELFKKENPDVVTMDITMPDMDGIEAVKAIRQIDPSAKIIMCSAMGQQSMVMDAIKAGAKDFIVKPFQADRVLEAIKKVVG; encoded by the coding sequence ATGGCTAAAGTATTAATTGTTGATGATGCTGCTTTTATGAGAATGATGATAAAGGATATTTTAGAGAAAAACGGATATGAAGTTGTTGGAGAAGCCAACAATGGAATTAAAGCTGTAGAATTGTTCAAAAAAGAAAATCCTGATGTAGTTACAATGGATATAACCATGCCTGATATGGATGGAATAGAAGCTGTAAAGGCAATAAGGCAGATAGATCCAAGTGCTAAGATTATAATGTGCTCTGCTATGGGACAGCAATCCATGGTTATGGATGCTATAAAAGCAGGTGCAAAAGATTTCATTGTAAAACCATTCCAGGCAGACAGAGTTTTAGAAGCTATAAAAAAAGTTGTGGGATAA
- a CDS encoding chemotaxis protein CheC → MDYKNLTPFQLDAIKEVANIGTGNAATALSQLINKKVEITVPSINIVPFDEIFSRIGGDEVVVGVIVRVLGDAPGNILFIFEKDVALNLIKQLTGEKEEYITDMGYSVICEIGNIISSSYMNAISKFTNLLITPSVPAATYDMLGAILSTTFIESGQFDDMVLDIETTFLQNNLEISGHFYYVPMPGSLEKMLNALGV, encoded by the coding sequence ATGGACTATAAAAATCTTACTCCTTTTCAGTTAGATGCTATAAAGGAAGTTGCAAACATTGGTACAGGAAATGCTGCCACAGCATTATCCCAGCTTATTAACAAAAAAGTTGAAATCACTGTACCTTCAATAAATATAGTACCTTTTGATGAAATATTTTCACGAATAGGCGGAGACGAGGTAGTTGTTGGAGTAATAGTAAGGGTATTAGGTGACGCACCGGGAAATATTTTATTTATTTTTGAAAAAGATGTTGCTCTTAATCTTATAAAACAGTTAACAGGAGAAAAAGAAGAATATATCACAGATATGGGATATTCAGTAATATGTGAAATAGGAAATATTATATCCAGTTCATATATGAATGCTATATCTAAATTTACAAATTTATTGATTACACCGTCTGTACCGGCAGCTACATATGATATGCTTGGTGCAATACTGTCCACCACATTTATTGAATCGGGACAGTTCGATGACATGGTATTGGATATTGAAACCACATTTTTACAAAACAATTTAGAAATCAGTGGGCATTTTTACTATGTACCAATGCCTGGATCGCTTGAAAAAATGCTAAATGCATTAGGCGTATAA
- a CDS encoding chemotaxis protein CheA: protein MDTSQYMSMFLEESMDNLQTLNESLLQLEQQPDDIDKVNEIFRAAHTIKGMAATMGFNTMAELTHKMEDVLSEFRDGQLAVTQDVVTVLFKCLDTLETMVNNISDDNDEQVPIDGIIKELESITGQKPEDKSSKASASSEAAASKDKDETKDEIDIVLNEYDINVIKQALEKDYNAYSIKINLSPDTLLKSARAFLIFKNLEDLGEIIKSVPSAEDIENENFEFEINLVLLTTKPIEEVKDTLLRISEVEEVLIENVDLKQQKNKAIEKADSAIKEKEAETSKVNQTKAKPAAKPNAKSKGSETPHKKNHQSVRVDLERLDKFMNMVSELVIHRTRLEQISSKYKLNDLYETLEQVARTTSDLQDLVMKIRMLPLDTVFNRFPRMVRDLSVELNKDMELIVKGADTELDRTVIDEIGEPLIHLIRNAADHGIESKEERIARGKDPVGKIKLTAYQEGTKAVIKVEDDGNGIPVDKVRNKAEKMGINTVGMNDNDIRNLIFMQGFSTNEEVTDISGRGVGMDVVKTKISALGGTVDLISEEGKGSSFIIRLPLTLQIIQALLVKVGQETMAISLGYIDRVIDYSDDLIKKTNNREVIIYNGNVTPLVRLNKRLGIESDDSSKKYIVIVKVGEKTIGLLVDSLLGQREIVIKPLGKTLHGLKEYIGATILGDGLVTLILDVASLV from the coding sequence ATGGATACATCACAATACATGTCAATGTTTTTGGAAGAATCAATGGATAACCTCCAGACATTGAATGAATCATTATTGCAGCTTGAACAGCAGCCTGATGATATTGATAAAGTAAATGAAATATTCAGGGCGGCACATACAATAAAGGGAATGGCAGCTACTATGGGGTTCAATACTATGGCTGAACTAACCCATAAGATGGAAGATGTTTTGTCAGAATTCAGAGATGGACAGCTTGCAGTAACACAAGATGTTGTAACTGTGCTCTTTAAATGCCTTGATACTTTAGAGACAATGGTAAACAACATTTCAGATGACAATGATGAACAGGTTCCAATAGATGGTATAATTAAAGAACTTGAATCCATAACTGGGCAAAAGCCTGAAGACAAATCCAGTAAAGCTTCAGCTTCATCTGAAGCTGCAGCTTCAAAAGATAAAGATGAGACTAAAGATGAAATCGACATTGTACTTAATGAATATGACATAAATGTAATTAAGCAGGCACTGGAAAAAGATTATAATGCTTATTCAATAAAAATTAATTTAAGTCCTGATACACTTTTGAAATCAGCAAGGGCATTTCTTATATTTAAGAATCTTGAGGATTTAGGAGAAATTATTAAATCTGTTCCATCTGCTGAGGATATTGAAAATGAAAATTTCGAATTTGAAATTAATTTGGTACTTTTAACAACAAAACCTATAGAGGAAGTTAAAGATACCCTTCTTAGAATATCTGAAGTGGAAGAAGTATTAATAGAAAATGTGGATTTAAAACAGCAGAAAAATAAAGCTATTGAAAAGGCAGATAGCGCTATAAAAGAAAAAGAAGCAGAAACAAGCAAGGTAAATCAGACAAAAGCTAAGCCTGCTGCTAAACCAAATGCTAAATCTAAGGGTTCTGAAACACCCCATAAGAAAAACCATCAGTCTGTAAGAGTCGACCTTGAAAGGCTTGATAAATTTATGAATATGGTTTCGGAATTAGTAATTCACAGAACAAGACTTGAGCAGATAAGCAGCAAATATAAACTAAATGATTTATATGAAACTCTGGAGCAGGTGGCAAGGACAACCTCTGATCTTCAGGATTTAGTTATGAAAATCAGAATGCTTCCTCTGGATACAGTATTCAACAGATTTCCAAGAATGGTAAGAGATCTTTCTGTGGAGCTTAACAAAGATATGGAGCTTATTGTAAAAGGTGCTGATACTGAACTTGACAGAACAGTAATAGATGAAATAGGAGAACCTCTTATACATTTAATAAGAAATGCAGCTGATCATGGTATTGAATCCAAGGAAGAAAGAATAGCAAGAGGAAAAGACCCTGTAGGCAAGATAAAGCTTACAGCATATCAGGAAGGAACTAAAGCTGTAATAAAAGTTGAGGATGACGGAAATGGAATTCCTGTTGACAAGGTAAGGAATAAAGCTGAAAAAATGGGCATAAACACTGTAGGCATGAATGACAATGATATAAGAAATCTAATATTTATGCAGGGATTCAGCACAAACGAGGAGGTAACAGACATTTCAGGCCGTGGTGTTGGAATGGATGTTGTAAAGACAAAGATCAGTGCCCTGGGTGGAACTGTTGATTTAATCAGTGAAGAAGGAAAGGGATCTTCATTTATAATAAGACTTCCTTTAACACTTCAGATTATTCAGGCATTGCTTGTTAAAGTGGGACAGGAAACCATGGCAATATCACTAGGATATATTGACAGAGTTATAGATTATAGTGATGATCTTATTAAAAAAACAAACAACAGAGAAGTTATAATATACAATGGAAATGTTACTCCCCTTGTAAGACTTAATAAGAGACTTGGTATAGAAAGTGACGACAGCAGTAAAAAATATATTGTAATTGTAAAGGTCGGAGAAAAAACCATAGGACTGTTAGTGGATTCATTACTTGGACAAAGAGAAATCGTAATAAAACCATTAGGAAAGACACTGCATGGCCTGAAAGAATACATTGGAGCTACAATATTAGGCGATGGACTTGTTACATTAATACTTGATGTTGCATCCCTTGTGTAG
- a CDS encoding RNA-guided endonuclease TnpB family protein gives MKKLKKAYKTEIKPTKEQIIKIRRTIGVSRFIYNFYIAHNKEVYEKEKKFVSGMDFSRWLNNEYIPNNQDKVWIKKVSSKAVKQAIMNGEKAFKKFFKGEAGFPKFKKKKNQDIKAYFPKNNETDWTIERHRIKIPTLGWIGLKEYSYIPANGRITSGTVSQKADRYYVSVLVDEDIKINNKRCSEGIGVDLGLKDFAICSNGITKKNINKTKTVKKAEKKLKREQRKLSRKYESLKLRNKKEKGEATRQNIQKQIVKVQKLHQRLTNIRTDYINKTVSELIKQKPRFITIEDLNVRGMMKNRHLAKAVAQQKFYEFRIKLISKSKQDGIEVRIVDRFYPSSKTCSCCGRIKKDLKLSDRVYKCDNCNTSIDRDLNASINLANAKEYKIA, from the coding sequence ATGAAGAAGTTGAAAAAAGCATACAAAACAGAGATTAAACCAACCAAAGAACAGATAATAAAAATTCGTCGGACAATTGGTGTAAGCAGGTTCATATATAACTTCTATATCGCTCATAATAAAGAAGTTTATGAAAAAGAAAAGAAATTTGTAAGTGGCATGGATTTTTCAAGGTGGCTTAATAATGAGTATATACCTAATAATCAAGATAAAGTATGGATTAAAAAAGTATCTTCCAAAGCAGTTAAACAGGCCATTATGAATGGAGAAAAAGCTTTTAAGAAGTTCTTCAAAGGTGAAGCTGGCTTCCCAAAATTCAAGAAAAAGAAAAATCAAGATATTAAAGCCTACTTTCCTAAAAACAATGAAACAGACTGGACTATTGAAAGGCATAGAATTAAAATACCAACTTTAGGCTGGATTGGGCTCAAAGAATACAGCTATATACCAGCTAATGGCAGAATAACAAGTGGAACAGTAAGTCAAAAAGCTGATAGATATTATGTCTCTGTATTAGTTGATGAAGATATAAAGATTAATAATAAACGTTGTTCTGAAGGAATAGGGGTGGATTTGGGACTCAAAGATTTTGCAATTTGCAGTAATGGAATAACTAAGAAGAATATTAATAAAACTAAAACAGTTAAAAAAGCAGAAAAGAAACTAAAACGTGAGCAAAGAAAACTTTCAAGGAAATATGAAAGCTTGAAATTAAGAAATAAGAAAGAGAAAGGAGAAGCTACTCGTCAGAATATCCAAAAACAAATAGTCAAGGTACAAAAACTTCATCAAAGACTTACAAATATTAGAACTGATTATATTAATAAAACAGTAAGTGAATTAATAAAGCAAAAACCACGCTTTATTACCATAGAAGATTTAAATGTAAGAGGAATGATGAAGAATAGACATTTAGCAAAGGCAGTTGCACAGCAAAAGTTTTATGAATTTAGAATTAAACTTATTTCAAAAAGTAAACAAGATGGTATTGAAGTAAGAATAGTTGATAGATTTTATCCAAGTAGTAAAACCTGTAGTTGCTGCGGCAGGATTAAGAAAGATTTAAAACTATCAGATAGGGTGTATAAATGTGATAATTGCAATACTTCTATTGATAGGGATTTAAATGCTTCAATCAATTTAGCTAATGCTAAAGAATATAAGATAGCTTAA
- a CDS encoding protein-glutamate O-methyltransferase CheR: protein MDLAYFEKWVLKEYNIDLSAYKPNQLHRRILSLMSRVGVNSVEEYIKLLKSSAAQKQRFLDFITINVTEFYRNPEIFKDLKSHIKNELLKNNRSLKIWSAACSTGAEPYSIAMILNELDPYGRHKIIATDIDSTILNKAKEGIYSEAEIKNVSGADLNKYFTKSGDKYIINNNIKNMVTYKKHDLILDSYEKNFDLIVCRNVVIYFNSDVKDKIYEKFSDSLKPGGLLFVGATESIYNYKEYKFEKAATFLYRKL from the coding sequence ATGGATCTGGCATATTTTGAAAAATGGGTTTTAAAAGAATATAATATTGATTTATCAGCTTATAAGCCAAACCAGCTGCACAGAAGAATATTAAGTCTAATGTCAAGAGTTGGTGTGAATTCAGTGGAGGAATACATAAAGCTTTTAAAATCCAGTGCTGCACAAAAGCAGAGATTTTTAGACTTTATAACAATAAATGTTACAGAATTTTATAGAAACCCAGAAATATTTAAAGATTTAAAATCACATATTAAAAACGAACTGCTGAAAAATAATAGATCTCTTAAGATATGGAGCGCAGCCTGTTCTACAGGTGCTGAACCATATTCCATAGCAATGATACTAAATGAGCTTGACCCCTATGGAAGGCATAAAATTATTGCCACAGACATAGATTCCACAATACTTAATAAAGCAAAAGAGGGTATATATTCTGAAGCAGAAATAAAAAATGTAAGTGGAGCAGATTTAAATAAATATTTTACTAAAAGCGGCGATAAGTATATTATAAATAATAATATAAAAAATATGGTTACATATAAGAAGCATGATCTTATTTTAGATAGCTATGAAAAGAATTTTGACCTTATAGTATGCAGAAATGTGGTTATTTACTTTAACTCTGATGTAAAAGATAAAATATATGAAAAATTCAGCGATAGTTTAAAACCAGGAGGACTTTTGTTTGTAGGGGCCACAGAAAGCATATATAACTATAAAGAATACAAATTTGAAAAAGCAGCAACTTTTTTATATAGGAAATTGTAA
- a CDS encoding chemotaxis protein CheD: MGVNELKIGIADANVVSSPDKLITIGLGSCVGIAIYDKFKAIGGLAHIMLPDSTQFNNVTNPLKFADLAIPILVDKMIRLGAMKSNLKAKIAGGASMFNFTDKSMTMDIGNRNSQSVKKTLIKLSIPLIGEDVGGNKGRTVIFDTSNGIVQIKTVGVGIKEL; encoded by the coding sequence ATGGGTGTAAACGAACTTAAAATAGGAATAGCAGATGCAAATGTGGTATCGTCCCCTGATAAACTTATTACCATAGGACTAGGTTCCTGCGTTGGAATAGCTATTTATGATAAATTTAAGGCTATTGGCGGGTTGGCTCATATTATGCTGCCTGATAGCACACAATTTAATAATGTTACCAATCCCCTGAAGTTTGCAGATTTGGCAATCCCGATTTTAGTAGATAAAATGATCAGACTTGGTGCCATGAAATCCAATCTAAAGGCTAAAATAGCCGGAGGAGCTTCAATGTTCAACTTTACCGATAAAAGCATGACTATGGATATAGGAAACAGAAACAGCCAATCCGTAAAAAAGACATTAATTAAATTATCCATACCATTAATTGGAGAAGATGTTGGCGGTAACAAAGGAAGAACAGTGATTTTCGACACTTCCAATGGTATTGTTCAAATTAAAACTGTTGGAGTTGGCATCAAAGAATTATAA
- a CDS encoding chemotaxis protein CheW: MDNKEIKVLIFSINGEYYATDIMEVERILGYEEPTKLPDSPNFLEGVINYEDNILPIISLSKRFNLGEDKITSDTKIIIAKHEDKKLGIIVDVVSEVKDVNTKNIEDPPDVVSGISKRYLKGLIKTDKKIIIFLNLGTILTEDENNLI, from the coding sequence ATGGATAATAAAGAAATCAAAGTATTGATATTCAGTATTAACGGTGAATATTATGCCACAGACATAATGGAAGTGGAAAGAATACTAGGCTATGAAGAACCCACAAAATTACCTGATTCACCAAACTTTCTTGAAGGAGTTATAAATTATGAGGACAATATACTGCCCATAATTTCTTTAAGTAAAAGATTTAATTTAGGGGAAGACAAAATTACAAGTGATACAAAGATAATTATTGCAAAACATGAAGATAAAAAGCTTGGTATTATTGTAGATGTTGTATCAGAAGTAAAGGATGTAAATACAAAAAATATAGAAGATCCTCCAGATGTTGTTTCAGGTATTTCAAAAAGATACCTTAAAGGGTTAATAAAAACTGATAAAAAGATTATTATTTTCCTTAACCTGGGAACAATTTTAACAGAGGATGAAAATAACTTGATTTAG